The genomic region tcaacgtgttgcaaggatacaccgaaatgaaatacaaccgaacctggtgtatcattatcttaatacatagttgcattaagaccaTTTAAATGATTAGTCAAACGAAATACATATgtagttttgcatgaaacgatcgaccatgattagcccaagctacaaatGTATACCGACACcaaatctcataggattttcaattgaaaaatgaaacaatAAATATCGTTTTTCGATCGAAGTTGGAAAGCAATAAACATTACAAAATGTTCGATCGATgatgaaagaaccgttaagaggtacaccgaagTATGACATGgatttgtgtaccattatcttaacacacgattgtgttaagattgcttttatatgATAAATCGGCAAAGCGGATTTAATAAgactaaacaaataaataaataattaaatccgtacatgatgtgagcaatgagattagcacaagcttcaaacttgtgaaaaacgccaccacaaggtgatcgtgatcaaagaaacgatttaatgaagtcaaagaccaaacaagcatgttatgcttcaaagcaaatgaagtgcttgttgggattatttcgaatatgatggcctcaatccatcatatggaatcttgaatcgaatatatattacgagcaagttcaacaATTAAACTTGGTTTAGTCACATTCCAACGATAAATGCATGTGTTAACAAGAGATTTCGACGTGGTTACAATGAACAAACCATGTAATGTATTCAAAAGAAAAGAGTTTCGACTAgttcgttgactcgatatcaaaaaGTCAACACTTTGCAACAATGCTGGTCATCTAGatcacaatgcaaagatcaagtatagcgaacgATATTTGATCTTTGATAAAACGACAATTTGGAGTGAAGCCCTCCAATGGTCTTCACGAATCAACGAACCACATGCGCGATAAACAATGCATGCGTACATATGAATTCATCAAAAATAAAACAATTGAGTGTTTTCTATCATGGAAGAAAATCTTTGTGGTGCAACAATCATtaagggggagtagaaatgcaaaaatcttCTCACTATATGCAAGAAttcgaaatttcaacaaaagaaatttaaggactttacctggaagttcACATGATGATTGGTTATTATGTGACATTACCATAGAATGTTGTACGTAGCATAATCGCCATGAATGAAGTAGGGGGAATgcgaagacatgtgacttcttttgcagcgccaatAGTTGTGAGTCTCATTAGAGTAAGTATAGATTGTTGTGAAATCCCAGTTAAACGTACCTTAGCGTGATTCGTGTCATTTGCAGGATCACGTGGCAAATTGCCGCATTTCGAGCAGTAATTCTCTCGCTGACAGAATTAGCATCATTGTTGTCGTACTCAATCATGTTTTCCAAAGGCCTTGCCTTGAAAGTTGTGTGTGATGTACTTCAACATCCgttgacgtatagtttaagtttcatgtatacttgtgcactagcgttttgttccgcgtaggttacctgctcgggtaagtaAGATAGCATGGACGACATAATATAATGGCGTTTGTCGGAGttgttagtcacggtttctaagtgaggacctttaatgagtttCGACATAAGCTTTACAAAGGTTCTAAatgcatgttatccaaaactctcaaagttttgcttAATGTATGAATCTACTTCGTGACCCGCGTATCAACACAACACTTGTgtttgtttaaaaccaaaattgttgtctcattgttttcggcaacggttggagccCATATTCaagtcttaggcgttctgtatgtgttcAATCCTTGATATCTAAGTCCCTAGAGGAAAGtaaggttaaagcctaggtatctctacagaaaactgattcgctgaaacctatagctctgataccaatctgtcacaccccaaaatatcagagcttggcgtgactggaccggtatcttcattgcacagcggaagcaaaaagctaagacttctaaacaatgaacgcccgctaagtactcggaatcccgtgggttctcctattccaaccgtttcgtagttttgaaaaatgcaacctgagaaagaacatgcgaaaaagtcaacataaagttgagcgagttcatagtttgttttaaaaagattttaaacaaatcttttgtgtaccggtttaaaagttgtgaagaaaatttagtaaaataaGTTTCttggcatgttatatgaaaactgtgggtctagcccacaagagtattcgtgcattgcacgagagagaatgggccgagcccaaaagagtatttgtaagcaggaccaacacgtcctcttacttgtacataagttgaaaacattatcaatgtttgtaaatacatgtattatgagtttgcgtcaaatgaatattaaaaacatttgaaagttatagtgttgtaagttggtatgtaaagcgtctatgaacatgttgatcattaatgtttcgcgaggacattaatatatgcgacgacataggaggtactcaacccgcgtaggcaatttttaGTGTTGAATCACCTCGagtgggacacaacagcactctaagtggtcgcccatggaccgtgagtggggctcgccgtacccattagatctaacctttgttccttggtcctcaaaaggattaatggcaccttaGTTACaacctatgctcacatgatctaagagttcattccataacttaatcatacctaagtttgacatgtatttccccccgaaagttgtaaaccgagactttgaaagaaaagggggacatgatctcactgagttgtctcgttttgcGTACCCAGGCCAATccagtcccgttgttgtaactaggacattctcgtcactagtcatgaaaatcatgcacgttttgtaaacccggtatgtttagtataaacctttcgtaaaccattcaagttcattaaaaatcatttgcaacatggtttataaatatgtgttttcgttcatcgaaatattgtttgcttttgcaaaaacttgcatgtctttccacccccgaaaacatttgtaaaaatgtaaaaatagaaaaagtgggggttatgaactcacctggatttccatgtgcaaagctagcttaaagTGCATTCCATAGTGTCGTTTCCAAGAACGTGAAGTAGCTggcgtgcaactaaagcattcctaatcagGGAATAACTTATTAGTTTCTAATAAGacaacgtagttaaactacgtgtcccgagctctaccgaatcgctaACTAAACGATTCTATTAAGGTGTTATCTTGATTTGAAATAACCGaactatggttatttgatcccattGATAATCGGGATGAAACTAATTCTCGAAAACAACTTAGTTTTAGGgtgttttagaaaatatatacatttatgtatataatcatatatatatatgggtgtgCGTATACGAAGTCGTATTAGTAGTCGCGAATAAAAGTCGTATATGAAGTAGTGATACGACTGGTCGTAGCTTTCGTAAAGTgtaagtatatataatatatatatacttgtTATCAACTAACTCGGTTAGTAAGGTGCTATAATTGCGCGACGCGTGCCGTGTTCGGTTAGATGTTTGAAACGAATAATCTTTATAAGAGTATTCGAAGTCTCGACactcgaaataaatataaataattatatatatgttatttatttTCCGAATACTAGACTTTTGAAATACGATTTCCGAATAGTTGAcgttagaaataaatataagacattatatttattttataaaatataatttccgacgtttgaaataaatataactaattatatttattttataaaagtgttATAAGAGTTTCAATGTGTTTTCGTTGACTTGTAATCCACTTTTGTCGAAAAGTTATAAACGCGTTTTGGTGAGTTACTAAGTGCCCTTTATACATATAAATACGCTTTATATTACgggattttaataaaaatcgggcagagtttcctctgttttttcgAATAACCCGACAGATAAAGTCGTcgtattttcttttaaaaactcAACCAATAAATCAACAAACAAGATATATATAACTTTTCGCAAATTTTGCAAGAATCGTAAATAAATCACTAACGTATAAACTTTTAACCGGTCGAGCTCGATTCGCGTAGTATATAAAAAAATCTAGTAACTATAACAATCTATACTAATTTCGCGTCGTTTAACTTTACCGGGTCTGGTTTCGACCGCGATTGACTGCTGTTGACCGAGTTTGACTCGGATGTTGACCAAGTCGACTGAGGTTGGTCGTCGTTGACTTATGTTGACCCGAACCTGAATCGAAAATACGGGTCAGAACCGATTTAAATCTGAGTTATGTTTTACCAGATTCGAAACGTAACCGAACCTGGACCGAACCAAGTCTTGAGTGAGTGAACCGGGTCGAAATGAAATGAATCTGTCCAGGCTGACCCGAGCCGAAGTTTGTCCGCTGTCTTGCATTGACCGAGTCTCGAACCAAAtctgacaaaaaaaaaaataaacttaaggTTCGAATCGTAGTTGAACCAACATCAGCATCATCCTCATATAATCTTCAACGGAGAGCTAAAAGAGAACAGGGGAACAAGGTGGGTGTTTACCGGTGTTATGTCGAGGAAACGTCGAAATGGGACGACTCCACCGTCGTCGGAGACGGCGCCGGCTCAGCCGGTTCTCTCCTCTCTCTGGTTCCCTCTCTTTCTTCCTAATTTCGTCACTGCTGAAAAGATTCCACGCTGCCATGCACCATCATTTCGTCTCTATTCACGTCGTCGCACCGCCATTGcctctctcttctctttctctctctttctccgCAGTCGCCGCTCACCACCACCGTCGGGTGTTGGTGTCTTTTTGACCGATGAAACGAGGGGGGGGGTAGTGTAGAGATCATGGAGTGTGAATGCGTGTTTGACCGGTCGGAATCAACACCGGAGCCACCGATCCGTAGCCGGATATCAGCGAGAGAGAGCAAGGGGTGTTTGACTGTGTTTGAGGGAGGTTTGTGAGATTTGTTTTAAAGGAGATGAATGAGAGCAAATTTTTAGTGTCTGTGTTTTTTATTTTGAGTATTGTGGATACGGTTCTTGGCATTTGTCTATATATTTGGTTTGCAAAAGAATTTGAGATGGAAAAAGATAATGGGAACGGCTGAACAACAAATGAGGGTTAGGGTTTTCACAACATTTATATAGCTAGGTTTCTCTAATGGGCTttggcttgggcccaaggcccacaagcccaatctcgTGTTTTAAGTGGCCCATTAACATTTCGGGAACCCGTCTTCGCACCCGAACTCCGTTGAGCGTCGTAGTATATAATTTCAGTAATAAAACACGTAAATTAGGGTCGGTAGCCGGTGTTTGCGCGTTTGTTCGTTGTTTACGTTAAAATCGCGTAGAATACGACGTTGATCATTTTAATCCGGTTTTCGATCCGGTTTAGACTACGATTATAAAATATAATCACGAATCTAAATATATATCGTCAAAATTCAGTTCTGAAGGTAACACGCGTGTCCGATGCTTCCGTTTCGTTGTCGGTGCGTTTCCTACAGTCGCGTTTTCCGTTCGCGTTTGCGTTTGTGGCGTACGGAAGCACAATAAATTTGCAAAATTAAACTTGTAAATATAAAATGTTCGTATATAATTAGTAATTTCGGCGTTGCCAGTATTTTTTTCGGTTTTCATTCGTTACTGTTTAATATTCCGCAGATTCCACGCAAATCGTCATACGCGTACTGTAAAGTCggatagacgttcctaggcatACTTAAGGCCTAATTAAATTAAGTtgtgtcttaaacactatttattatcgccttAAACACTTGTTAATCCTGTAATTAAGGTTCGTAAATtaccagttgtcacattctccccctgttacagaaatttcgtcctcgaaatttagtctatgttatctTCTCAGAGTTGTGTCGTTCCTAGGTGAGTCtgaataataccaaagtgaatgaccATGTAATCGAACCAAAACTTGTTCAGATTACGTGATTGCAAGAACATTTTGCATCAATAGGAACCCTACGGTTCAGCTGAGTTTGTTCCAGAAATCGATGTCAATTGAACGAAGCTTattgatactatcaccaatgtgaccaACTTTACGGGGGTCCAACAAAAGAGGAATttcgaccaatagaattccaaatgaacgttccCAAACTACAATTCAATTTCTGAAACAATAGACTTTACTACCAACAGAAACTGGTgttggttgttgtatgattgaaactcGAGTTTAACAAGTTCAAATAAATAGACTCATGAAAATGATTTATCAACAATCGAAccattaaatgaataaaatcaacgtgttgcaaggatacaccgaaatgaaatacaaccgaacctggtgtatcattatcttaatacatagttgcattaagaccaTTTAAATGATTAGTCAAACGAAATACATATgtagttttgcatgaaacgatcgaccatgattagcccaagctacaaatGTATACCGACACcaaatctcataggattttcaattgaaaaatgaaacaatAAATATCATTTTTCGATCGAAGTTGGAAAGCAATAAACATTACAAAATGTTCGATCGATgatgaaagaaccgttaagaggtacaccgaagTATAACATGgatttgtgtaccattatcttaacacacgattgtgttaagattgcttttatatgATAAATCGGCAAAGCGGATTTAATAAgactaaacaaataaataaataattaaatccgtacatgatgtgagcaatgagattagcacaagcttcaaacttgtgaaaaacgccaccacaaggtgatcgtgatcaaagaaacgatttaatgaagtcaaagaccaaacaagcatgttatgattcaaagcaaatgaagtgcttgttgggattatttcgaatatgatggcctcaatccatcatatggaatcttgaatcgaatatatattacgagcaagttcaacaATTAAACTTGGTTTAGTCACATTCCAACGATAAATGCATGTGTTAACAAGAGATTTCAACGTGGTTACAATGAACAAACCATGTAATGTATTCAAAAGAAAAGAGTTTCGACTAgttcgttgactcgatatcaaaaaGTCAACACTTTGCAACAATGCTGGTCATCTAGatcacaatgcaaagatcaagtatagcgaacgATATTTGATCTTTGATAAAACGACAATTTGGAGTGAAGCCCTCCAATGGTCTTCACGAATCAACGAACCACATGCGCGATAAACAATGCATGCGTACATATGAATTCATCAAAAATAAAACAATTGAGTGTTTTCTATCATGGAAGAAAATCTTTGTGGTGCAACAATCATtaagggggagtagaaatgcaaaaatcttCTCACTATATGCAAGAAttcgaaatttcaacaaaagaaatttaaggttTTTACCTGGAAGTTCACATGATGATTGGTTATTATGTGACATTACCATAGAATGTTGTACGTAGCATAATCGCCATGAATGAAGTAGGGGGAATgcgaagacatgtgacttcttttgcagcgccaatAGTTGTGAGTCTCATTAGAGTAAGTATAGATTGTTGTGAAATCCCAGTTAAACGTACCTTAGCGTGATTCGTGTCATTTGCAGGATCACGTGGCAAATTGCCGCATTTCGAGCAGTAATTCTCTCGCTGACAGAATTAGCATCATTGTTGTCGTACTCAATCATGTTTTCCAAAGGCCTTGCCTTGAAAGTTGTGTGTGATGTACTTCAACATCCgttgacgtatagtttaagtttcatgtatacttgtgcactagcgttttgttccgcgtaggttacctgctcgggtaagtaAGATAGCATGGACGACATAATATAATGGCGTTTGTCGGAGttgttagtcacggtttctaagtgaggacctttaatgagtttCGACATAAGCTTTACAAAGGTTCTAAatgcatgttatccaaaactctcaaagttttgcttAATGTATGAATCTACTTCGTGAACCGCGTATCAACACAACACTTGTgtttgtttaaaaccaaaattgttgtctcattgttttcggcaacggttggagcccatattcgagtcttaggcgttctgtatgtgttcAATCCTTGATATCTAAGTCCCTAGAGGAAAGtaaggttaaagcctaggtatctctacagaaaactgattcgctgaaacctatagctctgataccaatctgtcacaccccaaaatatcagagcttggcgtgactggaccggtatcttcattgcacagcggaagcaaaaagctaagacttctaaacaatgaactcccgctaagtactcgaaatcccgtgggttctcctattccaaccgttccgtagttttgaaaaatgcaacctgagaaagaacatgcgaaaaagtcaacataaagttgagcgagttcatagtttgttttaaaaagattttaaacaaatcttttgtgtaccggtttaaaagttgtgaagaaaatttagtaaaataaGTTTCttggcatgttatatgaaaactgtgggtctagcccacaagagtattcgtgcattgcacgagagagaatgggccgagcccaaaagagtatttgtaagcaggaccaacacgtcctcttacttgtacataagttgaaaacattatcaatgtttgtaaatacatgtattatgagtttgcgtcaaatgaatattaaaaacatttgaaagttatagtgttgtaagttggtatgtaaagcgtctatgaacatgttgatcattaatgtttcgcgaggacattaatatatgcgacgacataggaggtactcaacccgcgtaggcaatttttagtgtcgaatcacctcgagtgggacacaacagcactctaagtggtcacccatggaccgtgagtggggctcgcccgtacccattagatctaacctttgttccttggtcctcaaaaggattaatggcacctcagttacaacctatactcacatgatctaagagttcattccataacttaatcatacctaagtttgacatgtatttccccccgaaagttgtaaaccgagactttgaaagaaaagggggacatgatctcactgagttgtctcgttttgcGTACGCAGGCCAATccagtcccgttgttgtaactaggacattctcgtcactagtcatgaaaatcatgcacgttttgtaaacccggtatgtttagtataaacctttcgtaaaccattcaagttcattaaaaatcatttgcaacatggtttataaatatgtgttttcgttcatcgaaatattgtttgcttttgcaaaaacttgcatgtctttccacccccgaaaacatttgtaaaaatgtaaaaatagaaaaagtgggggttatgaactcacctggatttccatgtgcaaagctagcttaaagTGCATTCCATAGTGTCGTTTCCAAGAACGTGAagtagctagcgtgcaactaaagcattcctaatcaaggaataactTATTAGTTTCTAATAAGacaacgtagttaaactacgtgtcccgagctctaccgaatcgctaACTAAACGATTCTATTAAGGTGTTATCTTGATTTGAAATAACCGaactatggttatttgatcccattGATAATCGGGATGAAACTAATTCTCGAAAACAACTTAGTTTTAGGgtgttttagaaaatatatacatttatgtatataatcatatatatatatgggtgtgCGTATACGAAGTCGTATTAGTAGTCGCGAATAAAAGTCGTATATGAAGTAGTGATACGACTGGTCGTAGCTTTCGTAAGGTgtaagtatatataatatatatatacttgtTATCAACTAACTCGGTTAGTAAGGTGCTATAATTGCGCGACGCGTGCCGTGTTCGGTTAGATGTTTGAAACGAATAATCTTTATAAGAGTATTCGAAGTCTCGACactcgaaataaatataaataattatatatatgttatttatttTCCAAATACTAGACTTTTGAAATACGATTTCCGAATAGTTGAcgttagaaataaatataagacattatatttattttataaaatataatttctgacgtttgaaataaatataactaattatatttattttataaaagtgttATAAGAGTTTCAATGTGTTTTCGTTGACTTGTAATCCACTTTTGTCGAAAGGTTATAAACGCGTTTTGGTGAGTTACTAAGTGCCGTTTATACATATAAATACGCTTTATATTACgggattttaataaaaatcgggcagagtttcctctgtttttcgaATAACCCGACAGATAAAGTCGTcgtattttcttttaaaaactcAACCAATAAATCAACAAACAAGATATATATAACTTTTCGCAAATTTTGCAAGAATCGTAAATAAATCACTAACGTATAAACTTTTAACCGGTCGAGCTCGATTCGCGTAGTATATAAAAAAATCTAGTAACTATAACAATCTATACTAATTTCGCGTCGTTTAACTTTACCGGGCCTGGTTTCGACCGCGATTGACTGCTGTTGACCGAGTTTGACTCGGATGTTGACCAAGTCGACTGAGGTTGGTCGTCGTTGACTTATGTTGACCCGAACCTGAATCGAAAATACGGGTCAGAACCGATTTAAATCTGAGTTATGTTTTACCAGATTCGAAACGTAACCGAACCTGGACCGAACCAAGTCTTGAGTGAGTGAACCGGGTCGAAATGAAATGAATCTGTCCAGGCTGACCCGAGCCGAAGTTTGTCCGCTGTCTTGCATTGACCGAGTCTCGAACCAAATCTGaccaaaaaaaataaacttaaggTTCGAATCGTAGTTGAACCAACATCAGCATCATCCTCATATAATCTTCAACGGAGAGCTAAAAGAGAACAGGGGAACAAGGTGGGTGTTTACCGGTGTTATGTCGAGGAATACGACGTTGATCAttttaatccgtttttcgatccggtttaGACTTCGATTATAAAATATAATCACGAATCTAAATATATATCGTCAAAATTCAGTTCTGAAGGTAACACGCGTGTCCGATGATTCCGTTTCGTTATCGGTGCGTTTCCTATAGTCGCGTTTTCCGTTCGCGTTTGCGTTTGTGGCGTACGGAAGCACAATAAATTTGCAAAATTAAACTTGTAAATATAAAATGTTCGTATAAAATTAGTAATTTCGGCGTTGCCAGTATTTTGTTCGGTTTTCATTCGTTACCATTTAATATTCCGCAGATTCCACGCAAATCGTCATACGCGTACTGTAAAGTCggatagacgttcctaggcatACTTAAGGCCTAATTAAATTAAGTtgcgtcttaaacactatttattatcgcctaAAACACTTGTTAATCCTGTAATTAAGGttcgtaaattaccggttgtcacacctCCTCCTTTCACTTGCATTGTTCTGTTGTTTGCAGTACGGATTTGAGTTTTTTGAGGATTGGTCATTGACCGTATGTCCAACGGTTCAAACGTCAGGGTGTCAGTAGCACTAGAATCAAATATCCAAGAACCGTTCTTTTCATGATTGATTGCCATAGTAACTTTTCTGACACGGAGCGTGACAAAAAATGCGGTTTTTTTGGTAAATACGTTGTCTCTACTGACAAAAAAGCTGACCCGCGTATTTAATAAATACGCTGGACACTTGAACTCGCCTTCAAGATTTATCAATTACGTTGGGAACATATATGCTGGGCAACTTAAATCCTCCAGAATAACAACGCTAGAAAAAGACGTTATCTTACCGACATATTTATCAAATACGCCAGGcaacttgaactcgcgttcaagatttaaaGGAAAGTGAGTGGCGTATTTAGGAGAGGCGTATTTATCAACAACCCAAAAAAAATTTGAAATCACCCAGGTGTTCATGTGCCTTCTTCAATCATCTCTCTCACTATCTTAAACATACAAACTCAAACCCTAATTCAAAAATTCAGTGCCACCTTCACTTCTTTCTGTATTTTCTTAACAAACCAACGAAATCAACAAATCACAAAAAAACCTCAACACCTTCTCAAACAAAAACGATTTAAGTTGGGCAGATTTGTTGGGAGTTTTAGGTGTGCGGCGGCAGTTAAAACAAAAGGTTTCTTGGGTTGGGTTTGGTTTTGCAAACCAAAAAATTGATCCGGCGGCTGACAAAGATGGGTTGTGATGGAGGCAGCGGGTTTGAGAACAAAGGGGTTTGTATTAGATTAATCACAAAGGTTCTATTTGTTGTTTGAGTATTTAGATACAACAAAAAAGGAAGCACACCAACTGATGTTGCCGTTAGAAGGCTCATGTTAGCCGGATAAGGGTTTGTAGGTCCGTTTTCGGAGGATCGATCACGAAACCAAATcacttgtttataacaaacactGTCACGAGTGCGGGATCCCCGTGAACAATGCCAAACCAAACACATAATATGTAACAAGAACACGAAGTAACCAACGATTCACACAGTCTATTGATTAAAACGGTTGAGAATAAGCATCAAACACATACACACAATGTTTGACAGTAAACTCACAGTAGGGTATGCTCTCATGGTTTCACACAGAAACCAAATGGTGTTTATATAGGCAGCCCAGCCCAACTGTCGACGAAACACATAAAGGGCCTGGCGAAATACCAAGGACAACGAAACACCAGGTGTTTCGTCGATGATCATGACGAAACATGGAATGATGACCAACAGGTTTTTCATTATACATGTGAACGACGAAAGACAGGGTCTTTCGTCGAGGGCTTCACAAACAGATAGGCTGCAAACTATTAGACAGTTTGCAGCAGACTTGTAAAAACACACAAACATAATCTACTACCCAATATGCAACATGCACAGTTCATAAACATTACATACCAAAAGAGACAACTGTCGGACCCAAGttagataggaggatatccgacttggtcgactaaCGGACATTACAGACTCGATAATATAAAAGACCGTACATACAACACTAAAAAGAACAAGTTACAGacacaaaatatgcatcaacaaactcccccttgtctaTTACATGGTCTTCGGTCTTCAATCTTCAGTGCTTCAACGACCAGGTGCTTCCGGCGTGTATCCCTCGGTAAAAACAGAAACAAGCGACGCGTTGAAATTTTAGCGCTTGATGTGCGTCCTTGTCTTCGTAGAAGATATCATGTCGGAATAGCTTGCTGATGTCAGCCGCGGACATGTTCGCAATCCACACCGGATCTAGCATCCGGAAGTTCTCTCGATCGCCCTTGAACACAATAACCGTTTCATGAGTATCCGAATCGTAACACCACAACGCCATGTCTTCCAAAAAGTTTTGTTTCATCGGCATTAAAGGGATCTTGTTCATAACCTTCGTGGGCTGATAAACAAGCTTGTATCGCGCCGTGTTGGTCGATGGATCCATGGTGAACTTGATTTGCTGATAGATAGGAAACTGAGGCTTGTACAACTCGTTTTTCCATCCTGTCCTTTTGTTCATCTTTATCTTTCGTGCAAACAACGTTGCTCCTTCGAAGTTTGAGCGATTAATGAGCTCAAGCTTCGTCAAAGCTGCAACGTCGTAAAATGGTAAGGACAAAATGCTCAGCAGCGAACTGAAGTATTGAATACCGTATTAACGCTTGATGGCCATGCA from Helianthus annuus cultivar XRQ/B chromosome 10, HanXRQr2.0-SUNRISE, whole genome shotgun sequence harbors:
- the LOC110883705 gene encoding uncharacterized protein LOC110883705, yielding MAAWNLFSSDEIRKKEREPERGENRLSRRRLRRRWSRPISTFPRHNTDLVRDSVNARQRTNFGSGQPGQIHFISTRFTHSRLGSVQVRVNISQRRPTSVDLVNIRVKLGQQQSIAVETRPGKVKRREISIDCYSY